One Paroedura picta isolate Pp20150507F chromosome 3, Ppicta_v3.0, whole genome shotgun sequence genomic window carries:
- the LOC143834515 gene encoding uncharacterized protein LOC143834515 has protein sequence MEDEDGYMSIDPARRDVYLSPSGDTKDLSPNLCRWKIGLGVSLAGVAILIVVLIVASLSAFQGPGSSQMDMYPVLFPSRLCGSKDSSVLQSLYQLPRYNSCTSSEASCAAVPSEICLEIPKSPLSAMANQTAIIPIKIQVPNPDWHFIEVLWHRTKGTQQDFILKYDLRSCSAKSKPQLWWKRECHLFVEVMPAYRWRASVMMNAWLIIWNAEVKHSGRYQVTVKSNDVNEACSFVELKVTEDTKDIRMDGQNQSLTQP, from the exons ATGGAGGATGAAGACGGCTATATGAGTATAGACCCGGCAAGGAGGGATGTGTACCTGTCACCTTCCGGAGACACTAAAG ATCTTTCCCCAAACCTTTGCCGGTGGAAAATCGGTCTTGGGGTTTCTCTGGCAGGAGTGGCCATTCTGATTGTGGTTCTGATCGTTGCCAGTCTTTCAG CTTTCCAGGGTCCCGGATCCTCACAGATGGACATGTATCCGGTGCTCTTCCCATCACGACTATGCGGCTCAAAGGACAGCAGTGTCCTGCAGAGTCTCTATCAGCTCCCAAGATACAATTCGTGCACATCGAGTGAGGCCTCATGCGCAG CCGTTCCTTCCGAAATCTGCTTAGAGATTCCAAAGAGCCCCTTAAGTGCGATGGCAAACCAAACGGCCATCATCCCAATCAAAATTCAAGTCCCAAATCCTGACTGGCATTTCATCGAGGTCCTCTGGCACCGTACCAAAGGAACTCAGCAAGACTTCATCCTGAAATACGACCTGAGGTCATGCAGTGCCAAGAGCAAACCACAGCTGTGGTGGAAGCGTGAATGCCACCTCTTTGTGGAGGTGATGCCAGCCTACCGGTGGAGGGCCTCGGTCATGATGAACGCTTGGCTCATCATCTGGAATGCAGAGGTGAAACACTCTGGAAGATACCAAGTGACAGTCAAATCCAACGACGTCAACGAGGCCTGTAGCTTTGTGGAGCTGAAAGTAACAGAAG ATACCAAAGACATAAGAATGGATGGACAGAACCAAAGCCTGACGCAACCATGA